Proteins encoded by one window of Aspergillus puulaauensis MK2 DNA, chromosome 4, nearly complete sequence:
- a CDS encoding asparaginase (COG:E;~EggNog:ENOG410PQ48;~InterPro:IPR037152,IPR036152,IPR006034,IPR027474, IPR027473,IPR040919,IPR004550;~PFAM:PF00710,PF17763;~SECRETED:SignalP(1-17);~go_function: GO:0004067 - asparaginase activity [Evidence IEA];~go_process: GO:0006528 - asparagine metabolic process [Evidence IEA]) — protein sequence MLGSLFTVALLATAGVASPVEVKKREDPNTGLTWIYKNLSLPKVMLYNTGDGTILSGSTFGRLDNINYGGGTGGLTPETLISDVSEVLDVAQFAVRNIGGGGSANADSDRFLNISMDAHQRLCTPDSDIVGAVMIHGTNTLAETAFGVDLTLNCSKPFIATGSMRPNSALSPDGPSNFYDAVRTAIHPEARDRGAMIAFNNHLVSVFYGTKTNGNTVTTFLAMDQGYIAQFLAGQPYFFFGPSLPKGRHYFNPFSITYPLPKVVVLYGHQGFDSGLLYAAAKDGAKGIVVMGVGPGGMSTAATEAAYNLYDQGVVTVRSLRPFFGAVVPEIEEDNIINSGFMHGEQSRIQLQLALATGYGVDGIRELFEGDIRRAVYNEATAFYNATAL from the exons ATGCTTGGTTCTCTTTTCACAGTGGCGCTCCTTGCCACAGCAGGGGTCGCCTCACCTGTTGAGGTCAAAAAGCGAGAGGATCCTAATACGGGTTTGACTTGGATCTATAAGAACTTGTCCCTTCCGAAGGTCAT GTTGTATAACACGGGTGACGGGACCATCTTGTCAGGCTCTACTTTCGGGCGTCTGGACAATATTAACTACGGAGGCGGTACTGGTGGCCTGACCCCAGAAACGCTCATCTCCGATGTCAGCGAGGTCCTTGATGTTGCTCAGTTTGCCGTTCGCAACATTGGCGGTGGCGGCAGTGCCAATGCGGACTCTGATCGATTCCTGAACATTTCCATGGACGCCCACCAGCGACTTTGTACGCCGGACTCTGATATTGTCGGCGCAGTCATGATTCACGGAACCAATACATTGGCTGAGACT GCCTTCGGTGTTGACCTCACCCTGAACTGCTCAAAACCATTCATTGCCACAGGTTCGATGCGTCCCAACTCAGCTCTCTCCCCTGACGGACCCTCGAACTTCTATGATGCCGTTCGAACTGCGATCCACCCCGAGGCGCGTGACCGTGGAGCCATGATTGCCTTTAACAACCACTTGGTGTCTGTTTTCTACGGAACCAAGACTAACGGAAACACCGTCACCACCTTCCTGGCTATGGATCAAGGATACATCGCACAGTTCCTAGCTGGACAGccctacttcttcttcgggccGTCTTTGCCCAAGGGCCGTCACTACTTCAATCCATTTAGCATCACTTATCCTCTTCCGAAGGTGGTGGTTCTCTACGGACACC AGGGATTCGATTCTGGGCTATTGTACGCTGCGGCTAAAGACGGCGCTAA GGGTATTGTCGTTATGGGAGTTGGTCCAGGAGGCATGAGCACAGCTGCCACGGAAGCCGCCTACAATCTCTACGACCAGGGAGTTGTCACTGTTAGATCTCTCCGTCCATTCTTCGGTGCTGTCGTGCCAGAAATTGAAGAGGATAACAT CATCAATTCAGGCTTCATGCACGGCGAGCAGTCCCGCATCCAACTACAGCTTGCTCTCGCAACAGGTTACGGTGTTGATGGTATTCGCGAGTTGTTCGAGGGCGATATCCGCCGGGCCGTCTATAATGAGGCAACGGCTTTTTATAATGCTACGGCGCTCTGA
- a CDS encoding uncharacterized protein (COG:S;~EggNog:ENOG410PV3N) has protein sequence MARGGTQLSLETEGATACRLLRHFTRLSPDQQKELLKPRAFNKWLHNSLDIQKASTARVLAVIRHDTFRYITLDLCETDYGKKFFTWSLLERIVNSKLDHIWVREIKKFLDFGHTIFQHHINDIVSDDWVKILELKPEDWNSQLQVLFFPTSCDNSCGESNSNFPGAFITSLKDYPVLGSSGMPITGESIILSRRPGFLSSLSDIEYQDIWQRLYNIKPSIIPTWHSWYISERNISSKVISILNHITRWVQPDWVYPERASKELKEFSWANYFTHLLWKTHNKCSTLPQSAYHEQAEVFITKLWDQVKSDPQWCDPCYENLLPVSLPSETFISGGVEMNEYCQRFKLSHWYQVLVLVVVSFPSQLRGSMEPLNDLAKAGDSLSRYSSWGLNICHANFEHNQQLRLLPGLNTPPNHQYIISEGDLFGAIVHYRLLKQALLETHNPGLSSSTTTGIQSLDQYKAAVILLKEKAEILNKYGWQAYPDDWNEDLEAFTISQLQRYSKRADICPGFLTTTYPKLFKNPRGIISTKRKEISRDEDQLEKEDNHILKQAKRDRTL, from the exons ATGGCACGAGGTGGAACCCAGTTATCTCTCGAGACAGAGGGTGCTACAGCATGTCGGTTGCTGCGTCATTTTACCAGACTCTCCCCTGATCAGCAGAAGGAATTGCTGAAACCCAGGGCATTTAATAAGTGGCTCCACAATTCTCTGGATATTCAGAAGGCAAGCACGGCACGTGTATTAGCGGTAATCCGGCATGATACCTTCCGATATATTACATTAGATTTATGTGAAACAGACTATggcaagaaattctttacctGGTCTCTTCTCGAACGGATTGTAAATTCTAAACTGGACCAT atatgggttcgcgagattaagaaatttctcgacttcggcCATACTATTTTCCAACATCATATTAATGATATTGTATCTGatgactgggttaagatactagaactcaagccagaagactggaatagtCAATTACAAGTCCTGTTTTTCCCGACGTCTTGTGATAATAGCTGTGGGGAAAGTAACTCCAACTTTCCTGGGGCCTTCATAACTTCCTTGAAGGATTATCCTGTACTAGGCTCTTCAGGTATGCCTATTACTggagaaagtattatactctcccgacgtccaggctttctttcaagtctttcagatattgagtaccaagatatatggcaaaggctttataatataaagccgTCTATTATCCCTACATG GCATTCATGGTATATAAGTGAGAGGAATATTTCATCAAAGGTTATAAGTATCCTGAACCATATTACTCGTTGGGTGCAACCAGACTGGGTTTATCCGGAACGTGCAagtaaggagctgaaggaattttCCTGGGCAAACTACTTCACACACTTATTATGGAAGACCCATAATAAATGTTCTACCTTGCCACAGTCAGCCTACCATGAACAGGCAGAGGTTTTCATTACTAAATTATGGGATCAAGTAAAGTCTGATCCACAATGGTGTGACCCTTGTTATGAAAATCTG cttccggtatctcttccatcagaaacctttatatctggaggtgttgaaatgaATGAATACTGTCAGCGGTTCAAGCTATCACATTGGTATCAGGTCTTagttctggtggtagtatcATTCCCTTCACAATTAAGGGGCTCAATGGAGCCACTAAATGATTTGGCTAAAGCA GGGGACTCTTTATCCCGCTATTCAAGTTGGGGGCTCAACATTTGCCACGCCAATTTCGAGCATAACCAACAGTTAcgcctgcttccaggactgaatactcctccgaatcatcaatatattatttcagaAGGAGACCTATTTGGGGCAATAGTACACTATCGTCTACTAAAACAGGCATTACTTGAAACTCATAATCCtgggttatctagttctacAACAACGGGTATCCAATCCCTG gatcaatacaaggccgccgttatccttctaaaagaaaaggcagaaattttaaataaatatggatggcaggcatatccagatgattggaatgaagatctggaggcttttactatatctcaattacagagatatagtaaaagagcagatatatGTCCTGGTTTTCTTACCACAACGTATCCAAAACTATTTAAGAACccaagaggtataatatcaaccaagcggaaggaaattagtagggatgaagatcagttagagaaggaggataatCATATCTTAaaacaagcaaagagagacaggactctATAA
- a CDS encoding uncharacterized protein (COG:S;~EggNog:ENOG410PV3N): protein MPPKSAGRQTASPKSRSRAPQTGLIATEDTTQEKLGDHFLGTLIIDIRRLDRVWSVEQGRNRTISDRLVRQLVSAFQHGIQRYSNRTRLTVTVRKEEFASILQSYIADGVTLEDVENRVKVSRGSEGSFIRYSGLVRPVLRNGQHRVEALLTLLEEQAKLAQQGANDQYGNVIQAPEVKDYCWAIDLYAIDDLDSNLLAALCANSKPVSLQNSEGYTAYYVISKWNVLSAEDQQKLTSSKTEFDSWLYQTFGITPDTTPRIKPILRNDAWKNSCFRYVSTRYGEATFNWALITRMLGTRLDFIWIAEFKKYFHFMSKILGGSENLLHKNDFMKIFSLPAGRPDFHLRLLFFPNTSDYWDGKTPHKRPFALPVEYRSNKALPKLSKPVHVGGANFEHRRPDFMDMLDEKQYVRIFHALRDNRDLECPSWSEWTQLEKHPVKPTCQLLKHILTWVEPTWKFPERANHALQYFHFTTEVKRLMLNEDTDTEIARQFILTILKEVKQETMWRDTVVETELKTLPTNLLDEGKNEDYLQRFTKTCWANIVNLVTHQKADCLRGDMAQFNNKTTLQDQLLPTPTWGNIIVDTNFRDNMMLLKTPALDNPLTRAAFADEGDVFGALIHYRELKRKMLLTLEWGYIIPLGKNSLRPKNLIASMVSIYILSF, encoded by the exons atgccaccaaaaaGTGCCGGGAGGCAGACTGCCTCTCCCAAGTCTAGATCGCGAGCGCCCCAAACCGGTCTTATTGCAACTGAAGATACAACACAGGAAAAACTTGGGGACCACTTCCTGGGAACCTTGATAATCGATATACGCCGCCTTGACCGGGTGTGGTCAGTTGAGCAAGGACGGAACCGAACAATTTCTGACCGTCTAGTTCGCCAACTCGTCAGCGCGTTCCAACACGGAATCCAACGATATTCTAATCGCACACGACTTACTGTGACTGTtcggaaggaggagttcgcaAGCATTCTTCAGTCATATATAGCAGATGGCGTGActttggaggatgtggaaaatagagtcaaagtcagtagaggcagcgag ggatcgtttattagatattccggGCTGGTTCGACCTGTTCTCCGAAATGGTCAACATCGCGTCGAGGCACTTCTTACGTTATtagaggaacaggcgaaaCTTGCACAGCAAGGGGCAAATGATCAGTATGGTAACGTAATTCAAGCGCCTGAAGTCAAG GACTATTGCTGGGCAATCGACTTATATGctattgatgatctggattcgaaTTTACTGGCCGCGCTCTGCGCGAATAGTAAACCCGTCAGCCTTCAAAACTCCGAGGGTTATACTGCATATTATGTCATATCGAAATGGAATGTCCTGTCTGCCGAGGATCAGCAGAAACTAACTTCAAGCAAGACCGAATTTGACAGCTGGCTATATCAAACATTTGGGATCACCCCGGATACCACCCCTCGAATCAAGCCAATTCTCCGTAATGATGCGTGGAAGAATAGTTGTTTTCGTTACGTGTCGACTCGCTATGGCGAGGCGACATTTAATTGGGCCTTGATCACTAGAATGTTGGGAACTCGACTTGATTTC atttGGATCGCCGAATTCAAGAAGTACTTTCATTTCATGTCGAAGATCCTTGGGGGATCGGAAAACCTGCTGCACAAGAATGATTTtatgaagatcttctcccttcctgctggaagacccgACTTTCACTTAcgtcttctattttttccgaACACATCTGATTATTGGGACGGGAAAACCCCGCATAAACGCCCATTTGCCCTCCCGGTTGAATATCGATCGAATAAGGCCCTGCCGAAACTGTCTAAACCAGTCCACGTTGGTGGAGCTAATTTCGAACATCGTCGGCCTGACTTCATGGATatgttggatgagaagcaATACGTCAGGATCTTCCATGCACTTCGTGATAACCGTGACTTGGAGTGTCCTAGTTG GTCGGAATGGACCCAACTTGAGAAGCATCCAGTCAAGCCAACTTGCCAGCTACTAAAGCATATTCTAACATGGGTAGAACCAACATGGAAGTTTCCTGAGCGGGCGAATCACGCACTACAATACTTTCATTTTACAACAGAGGTTAAGCGACTCATGCTTAATGaggatacagatacagagaTTGCCCGGCAGTTCATCCTGACAATTCTTAAGGAGGTTAAACAGGAGACTATGTGGAGAGACACCGTGGTCGAAACAGAg ctcaAGACATTACCGACAAACTTACTGGATGAGGGAAAAAATGAAGACTATCTACAACGATTTACCAAGACTTGTTGGGCCAATATCGTCAACCTGGTGACCCACCAGAAAGCGGACTGCCTCAGGGGTGATATGGCTCAATTCAACAATAAAACAACCCTT caagaccaactcctgccaaccccaacatGGGGAAATATCATTGTTGACACTAATTTTCGTGATAACATGATGTTGCTCaagactccagctcttgaCAACCCGTTGACCCGTGCTGCATTTGCTGACGAGGGGGATGTTTTTGGCGCTTTGATCCACTACCGTGAATTAAAGCGGAAAATGCTCCTGACCCTTGAGTGGGGCTATATCATACCGCTTGGAAAGAATTCCCTTCGTCCGAAAAATTTGATCGCTTCTATGGTTAGTATCTacatactctctttctaa
- a CDS encoding trichothecene efflux pump (COG:G;~EggNog:ENOG410PM1B;~InterPro:IPR005829,IPR010573,IPR036259,IPR020846;~PFAM:PF06609,PF07690;~TransMembrane:14 (i51-76o88-107i119-138o144-164i176-198o210-228i249-270o282-302i322-341o353-376i388-407o413-438i445-470o534-556i);~go_component: GO:0016021 - integral component of membrane [Evidence IEA];~go_function: GO:0022857 - transmembrane transporter activity [Evidence IEA];~go_process: GO:0055085 - transmembrane transport [Evidence IEA]), whose amino-acid sequence MSRIEVDLEDNGDTCNAMGDKMGGIESHSEHAMLGADRDSMPPGYFTSPSFLGTIVASGFAIAGGTGGFALAAPILSIINADIGPDPNYTWVSLSYTLTLSVGLTLVGRLSDLFGRRWFFISGNILAVIGSIVCAVAYNINMVIGGTVLIGLAASTQLSFPFVVGEIVPMQYRFIANAFIYVWSIPFSGLGPLVAYAFVLHTTAGWRWCYYLMIIVNGLGVICWFLFYHPPTFSMKNQSASKWAMVKGFDYVGFILFTGGLLIFLVGLSWGGAVHPWKSARVIATIVVGFMALVAFALWELFANLKEKLLPMHLFRNQGWNASILVLSLGASVYYAFSIILPQLVFGVYTDDLFYGSGLSCIVGACIVLGQITGGLLAKHIGKQKWQLIFSCAAFMGLLGGVSCVTVDNRSTVIGLLIVGCFFCGWVESLGLGMASILVDDQSEIGTAVGVAGSVRSTISTVASTIYLAVLANRLGETVPSAVSPAVTDAGLPSSSVAAFIEAITTGSFKGIPGVTPDIIKVGSHAYKVASAQAYSTVFLASISFSGLALIMSVFCPNVDDRMTGMVATTLHRGRKHEIRGIEKRGTGLA is encoded by the exons CATCCGGGTTTGCTATTGCCGGG GGGACAGGAGGCTTTGCTCTCGCGGCGCCTATTTTGAGCATCATTAATGCCGACATTGGACCCGATCCGAACTATACCTGGGTCAGTTTGTCCTATACTCTGACTCTTTCCGTCGGCCTCACACTTGTGGGCCGGCTGTCCGATCTATTTGGACGCCGCTGGTTCTTTATTTCGGGAAATATCCTTGCTGTCATCGGCAGTATTGTTTGCGCAGTTGCATATAATATCAATATGGTCATCGGCGGCACCGTTCTAATTGGGCTCGCAGCGTCAACTCAGCTCTCATTCCCATTCGTTGTGGGGGAGATTGTTCCCATGCAGTATCGCTTCATCGCAAATGCATTCATCTATGTCTGGTCCATTCCATTCTCTGGACTTGGCCCGTTAGTAGCGTACGCGTTTGTGCTACACACGACCGCAGGGTGGCGCTGGTGCTATTACTTGATGATTATTGTGAATGGGCTGGGTGTTATCTGCTGGTTCCTCTTCTATCATCCGCCGACATTCTCTATGAAGAATCAATCCGCGAGCAAGTGGGCTATGGTAAAGGGATTTGATTATGTAGGTTTCATTCTCTTTACCGGCGGGCTCTTGATCTTTCTTGTTGGCCTCTCGTGGGGCGGTGCGGTTCACCCTTGGAAATCAGCGCGTGTTATCGCGACTATAGTAGTGGGGTTTATGGCGTTGGTCGCCTTTGCGTTGTGGGAACTATTCGCAAATCTGAAGGAAAAGTTACTCCCAATGCACCTGTTCCGGAACCAAG GCTGGAACGCTTCAATCCTCGTGCTCTCTCTGGGTGCATCAGTATATTACGCCTTTTCAATTATCCTCCCGCAActcgtcttcggcgtctATACGGATGACCTGTTCTACGGCTCCGGTCTGTCCTGTATAGTTGGTGCTTGTATTGTTTTGGGCCAGATTACTGGCGGCCTACTTGCCAAGCATATCGGGAAGCAAAAGTGGCAGCTAATATTCTCGTGTGCCGCATTCATGGGCCTTCTCGGTGGCGTCTCCTGTGTTACTGTCGATAATAGGAGCACTGTTATTGGTCTTCTAATTGTGGGCTGCTTTTTCTGCGGCTGGGTCGAGTCTCTCGGCCTCGGAATGGCGagcatcctcgtcgacgaccAAAGCGAGATCGGTACAGCCGTTGGCGTTGCTGGATCAGTGAGGTCCACCATCTCGACCGTAGCATCAACGATCTAtctggcggtgctggctAACCGTCTGGGAGAAACCGTCCCGTCCGCGGTATCCCCAGCGGTTACAGACGCTGGCCTCCCATCGTCCTCTGTCGCTGCATTTATAGAGGCCATTACGACTGGCTCATTCAAGGGAATTCCAGGTGTGACACCCGATATTATTAAGGTTGGGTCCCACGCGTACAAGGTTGCGAGTGCCCAAGCATATAGtaccgtcttcctcgcctcgaTCTCGTTCAGTGGCCTGGCGCTTATCATGAGCGTCTTTTGTCCGAACGTCGATGACCGGATGACTGGAATGGTGGCAACTACGTTGCATAGGGGACGAAAACATGAGATTCGTGGGATAGAGAAAAGGGGGACGGGATTAGCTTGA